Proteins encoded by one window of Flavobacterium sp. N502540:
- a CDS encoding PIG-L family deacetylase, whose translation MRKIQIQILLFFLSGISLSFAQQPQKPSSVEIYNQIKKLNFLGSVLYIAAHPDDENTRLISYMANEVNARTGYLSLTRGDGGQNLIGPQLRELLGVIRTQELIEARKIDGGEQFFSRANDFGYSKTPDETLEIWNKDKVLADMIWTIRKFQPDVIINRFDHRSPGTTHGHHTSSAMLSVESFKLTNDPKIYPEQLKYVKPWQVKRQFFNTSWWFYGSQEKFKAANKSNFIQLETGVYYPGIGKSNQEIAALSRSRHQSQGFGSTGSRGDETEFLELINGDRPIDKNNLFEGIDTSWNRVKNGKPVGDLISSIIARYDFSNPSASIPDLIKAYTMIEALEDDHWKSVKSIAIKNIIASCTGLYLEAAAIEQEATPGSTIKVTLEAINRSSIEMQLNSVTSLPDQKMTPQNILLKNNNDQKISYQIQLPNTLEYTQPYWLKEKATEGMYTVSNQENIGIPDIIRQVKVVFNVRINGVEIPFERTVIYKYNDGVKGEMYNFLDIVPEVTTSVLEKVLIFGSTKSKLVPVKVRAGKDDIKGNLQLELPKSWSVSPKEIPFTLEKKGNEQIFYFEVTPPVNPEEAVAKSIAVVDGKRFDKDQTIIDYSHITKQMVLKPAESKCIRIELKTNGDSIAYIMGAGDEVPESLAQMGYKVSIIKPEEITPEKLDSFNVVMTGVRAYNTINALAHKQNILFNFVKSGKNMIVQYNTYGQTVTDQIAPYPLKISNDRVTEENAKITFLAPNHPILNTPNKISAKDFEGWKQEQGLYYPDQYDPAFTPILSSHDKGESAKNGALLVAPYGKGYYIYTGLSFFRELPEGVAGAYRLLSNMISLKQPIEAPKQELKK comes from the coding sequence ATGCGAAAAATTCAGATACAAATTCTTCTCTTTTTTTTATCAGGCATTTCCCTTTCTTTTGCACAACAACCACAAAAACCAAGTTCTGTTGAAATTTACAACCAAATTAAAAAATTAAACTTTTTAGGTTCAGTATTGTACATCGCAGCGCATCCGGATGACGAAAATACGCGCCTAATTTCTTATATGGCCAATGAAGTAAATGCCAGAACAGGTTATTTGTCTTTAACTCGCGGTGATGGTGGACAAAATTTAATTGGTCCGCAATTACGCGAATTGTTAGGTGTTATTAGAACACAAGAACTAATCGAAGCCAGAAAAATTGATGGCGGTGAACAGTTTTTCTCCCGTGCAAATGATTTTGGCTATTCTAAAACCCCCGATGAAACGTTAGAAATCTGGAATAAAGATAAGGTACTGGCCGATATGATTTGGACGATCCGAAAATTTCAACCGGATGTAATCATCAACCGATTCGATCACCGCTCACCAGGTACTACACACGGGCATCATACATCATCAGCGATGCTAAGTGTGGAAAGTTTTAAACTCACAAATGATCCGAAAATATATCCGGAACAACTAAAATATGTAAAACCCTGGCAGGTTAAACGTCAGTTTTTCAATACATCCTGGTGGTTCTATGGAAGTCAGGAAAAATTTAAAGCGGCAAACAAATCCAACTTTATTCAATTGGAAACCGGAGTTTACTATCCTGGAATTGGAAAATCAAATCAGGAAATTGCAGCTTTAAGCCGCAGCCGCCATCAATCACAAGGTTTTGGAAGCACCGGATCACGTGGTGACGAAACCGAATTTTTAGAACTCATCAACGGTGATCGTCCGATAGATAAAAATAATTTATTTGAAGGAATTGACACTTCATGGAACCGTGTTAAAAACGGAAAACCTGTTGGAGATTTAATCTCTTCCATCATCGCCAGATATGATTTCAGCAATCCGTCAGCCAGTATTCCGGATCTGATTAAAGCTTATACTATGATTGAGGCATTGGAAGACGATCACTGGAAGTCTGTAAAATCAATCGCCATCAAAAATATCATCGCTTCCTGTACCGGATTGTATCTGGAAGCTGCAGCAATTGAGCAGGAAGCCACTCCGGGAAGCACTATTAAAGTTACTCTGGAAGCCATTAACAGATCTTCAATCGAAATGCAATTAAACAGTGTGACTTCACTGCCGGATCAGAAAATGACCCCACAAAATATACTGCTGAAAAACAATAACGATCAAAAAATAAGCTACCAGATTCAGCTTCCCAATACATTAGAATACACGCAGCCTTATTGGTTAAAAGAAAAAGCAACTGAAGGAATGTATACGGTTTCTAATCAGGAAAATATTGGTATTCCCGATATTATCAGACAAGTCAAAGTTGTTTTTAATGTCAGAATAAATGGTGTAGAAATTCCGTTCGAACGTACTGTAATTTACAAATACAATGACGGCGTAAAGGGCGAAATGTACAATTTCCTTGATATTGTTCCTGAAGTCACTACCTCAGTTCTTGAAAAAGTTTTAATTTTTGGAAGTACGAAAAGCAAGTTGGTTCCGGTAAAAGTACGCGCAGGGAAAGACGATATCAAAGGAAATCTGCAATTGGAATTACCAAAAAGCTGGAGCGTTTCTCCTAAAGAAATTCCTTTTACTTTAGAGAAAAAAGGAAACGAACAGATCTTTTACTTTGAAGTTACACCACCCGTAAATCCGGAAGAAGCTGTTGCAAAAAGTATTGCTGTTGTCGATGGCAAACGTTTTGACAAGGATCAGACCATTATCGATTACAGTCATATTACCAAACAAATGGTTTTAAAACCGGCTGAGTCAAAATGCATCCGAATTGAGTTAAAAACAAATGGTGATTCGATAGCTTATATTATGGGTGCCGGTGATGAAGTTCCGGAAAGTTTAGCCCAAATGGGATACAAAGTCAGTATTATTAAACCGGAAGAAATCACACCCGAAAAACTGGATTCCTTCAATGTTGTAATGACCGGAGTACGCGCCTATAATACTATAAATGCTTTGGCACACAAACAAAATATCCTTTTCAACTTTGTGAAAAGCGGTAAAAACATGATCGTACAATACAATACGTACGGACAAACGGTAACCGATCAAATTGCTCCTTACCCGTTAAAAATATCAAACGATCGTGTGACTGAAGAGAATGCTAAAATCACTTTTCTGGCTCCTAATCACCCTATTTTAAACACACCAAACAAAATCAGCGCTAAAGATTTTGAAGGCTGGAAACAAGAACAGGGCTTGTATTATCCTGATCAGTACGATCCTGCCTTTACTCCAATTCTTTCTTCACATGACAAAGGAGAATCGGCTAAAAATGGTGCTCTATTGGTAGCGCCCTACGGAAAAGGATACTATATTTACACCGGCTTAAGCTTCTTTAGAGAACTGCCCGAAGGTGTTGCCGGAGCTTATCGATTGTTGTCGAATATGATTTCATTAAAACAGCCTATAGAAGCTCCTAAACAGGAATTAAAAAAATAA
- a CDS encoding mechanosensitive ion channel family protein: MFSFKEYSQEILTTIILILVLIALRIIVAKLIRRYASTSQLLEHRTNLVIKYIHLLMNILVMISLIIIWGVETKDIFITVSSITTVIGVAMFAQWSILSNITSGMILFFSFPFRIGDTIKIHDKDFPIEAEIEDISAFHVNLKTKDGEKIIFPNNLLLQKGISIMPVQYEEKEFFD; encoded by the coding sequence ATGTTTTCTTTCAAAGAATATAGCCAGGAGATCTTAACTACCATAATTCTGATCCTCGTTCTGATAGCGTTACGTATTATTGTTGCAAAACTAATTCGTCGTTATGCGAGTACAAGTCAGTTATTGGAACATCGTACCAATTTAGTGATCAAGTACATTCACTTGCTCATGAACATACTCGTTATGATTAGCCTGATTATAATTTGGGGTGTCGAAACCAAAGATATTTTTATAACAGTTTCTTCTATCACAACTGTAATTGGAGTGGCTATGTTTGCCCAATGGTCTATTTTGAGCAATATAACTTCGGGTATGATTTTGTTTTTTTCTTTTCCTTTCCGAATTGGAGATACCATCAAAATTCATGATAAAGACTTTCCAATCGAGGCAGAAATTGAGGATATAAGCGCCTTTCATGTGAACTTAAAAACAAAAGACGGCGAAAAGATTATTTTCCCCAATAATTTACTGCTCCAAAAAGGAATTTCTATAATGCCTGTCCAATACGAAGAAAAGGAGTTTTTTGATTAA
- a CDS encoding Maf-like protein, with protein MLKEKLKKYTLILASGSPRRQQFFKDLDLDFEIRLKDIEEIYPPELKAVEITDYLATLKASAFEGELNENEILVTSDTIVWHENKALGKPKNAEEAFAMIKSLSNTTHEVITSVCFKTNSSSTLLNDITKVTFNDLSDEAILYYIENYKPYDKAGAYGIQEWFGFMAVAKIEGSYTNVMGLPTAKVYEYLSTLV; from the coding sequence ATGCTTAAAGAAAAACTAAAAAAATATACCTTAATTCTGGCTTCGGGATCGCCTCGCAGACAGCAGTTTTTTAAAGATCTGGATCTTGACTTCGAAATTAGGTTAAAAGACATTGAAGAGATCTATCCACCGGAATTAAAAGCAGTCGAAATTACAGATTATCTAGCAACATTAAAGGCCAGTGCATTTGAAGGTGAACTGAATGAAAATGAAATACTCGTAACCAGTGACACCATCGTTTGGCATGAGAATAAAGCACTTGGTAAACCAAAAAATGCTGAGGAAGCCTTTGCTATGATCAAGTCATTATCCAACACTACTCATGAAGTGATCACCTCAGTTTGTTTTAAGACGAATAGCTCTTCTACTCTTTTGAATGATATTACAAAAGTTACCTTTAATGATTTATCGGACGAGGCTATTTTGTATTACATCGAAAATTACAAACCGTATGACAAAGCCGGGGCTTATGGTATTCAGGAATGGTTTGGTTTTATGGCAGTTGCAAAAATAGAAGGTTCTTACACCAATGTTATGGGATTGCCAACAGCCAAAGTTTATGAATATTTGAGTACTTTAGTGTAA
- a CDS encoding geranylgeranylglycerol-phosphate geranylgeranyltransferase, with protein sequence MKFLKLIRYKNLLLLTFMQVLFRYAFLKQQNIPLALADWQYGLLVLSTVLLAAAGYVINNIYDVATDSINKPADVVIGKGISETTAYNIYIGLNITGVAIGFLLSNIILRPMFASLFILIASLLYFYATTLKQIMILGNFVVALLLSVSVWIIGIFDLFPATNSENQAQMASFFSILTDYALFAFMINFIREIVKDIEDHNGDYNQGMNTLPIAIGISRTAKIALGLAIIPFISCLLYIKTYFVENNLFIATFYAFAFVLAPLLYFIVKIFGAKNQKEFHHLSTVLKLILFFGILSILVITLNIKYNA encoded by the coding sequence ATGAAATTCCTCAAACTCATTCGTTACAAAAACCTGCTCCTGCTAACTTTTATGCAGGTATTATTTCGTTATGCTTTTCTAAAACAGCAAAATATTCCTTTAGCTTTAGCGGATTGGCAATACGGATTATTGGTTTTAAGTACCGTTTTACTGGCAGCGGCGGGTTATGTAATTAATAATATTTATGATGTTGCAACGGACAGCATCAATAAACCTGCTGATGTTGTAATTGGTAAAGGAATTTCTGAAACAACAGCTTATAACATTTATATCGGACTTAACATTACAGGGGTTGCTATTGGATTTCTTTTGTCAAATATCATCCTTAGGCCAATGTTTGCTTCGCTTTTTATTTTAATTGCTTCGCTGCTTTACTTTTACGCGACGACATTAAAACAAATTATGATTCTGGGAAATTTTGTTGTGGCCTTATTACTTTCTGTAAGCGTATGGATTATTGGAATCTTCGATCTTTTCCCTGCTACCAACTCTGAAAATCAGGCACAAATGGCGAGTTTCTTCTCCATCTTAACCGACTATGCCCTATTTGCTTTTATGATTAATTTTATTAGGGAAATTGTCAAAGACATTGAGGATCATAATGGCGACTACAATCAGGGAATGAACACATTGCCAATCGCTATTGGAATTAGCAGAACCGCAAAAATAGCCTTGGGACTTGCAATAATTCCTTTTATTTCTTGTTTACTTTATATCAAAACCTATTTTGTTGAGAACAATCTTTTTATCGCTACATTTTATGCTTTTGCATTTGTTTTGGCTCCCTTATTGTATTTTATTGTAAAAATATTTGGAGCAAAAAATCAAAAAGAATTCCACCATTTAAGTACCGTTTTGAAACTAATTTTATTCTTCGGAATTTTATCCATTCTCGTTATCACCTTAAATATCAAGTACAATGCTTAA
- a CDS encoding KdsC family phosphatase, translated as MAKNYKEIMNDITTFVFDVDGVLTDSSVFVTNEGEILRTMNIRDGYAMKAAVESGYNVCIISGGSNEGVRVRLRNLGINDIHLGTPDKVATFKEYTETYNIQPEQVLYMGDDIPDYHVMKLVGLPTCPQDASPEIKNICRYISHVNGGKGAARDVIEQVMKVQGKWMEHFNGKHD; from the coding sequence ATGGCAAAAAATTATAAAGAAATAATGAATGACATCACCACTTTCGTTTTTGATGTTGATGGTGTCCTTACCGACAGTTCTGTTTTTGTAACCAATGAAGGAGAGATTCTTCGTACCATGAATATTCGTGATGGTTATGCGATGAAAGCAGCAGTTGAAAGCGGTTACAATGTTTGCATTATTTCCGGCGGAAGCAATGAAGGTGTCCGTGTACGTTTGCGTAATTTAGGAATTAATGACATTCATTTAGGAACTCCCGATAAAGTAGCAACTTTCAAAGAATACACTGAGACTTACAATATTCAACCGGAACAGGTTTTATATATGGGCGATGATATCCCGGATTATCATGTTATGAAATTAGTAGGTTTACCAACTTGTCCGCAAGATGCAAGTCCGGAAATTAAAAACATTTGCCGTTATATCTCACACGTAAATGGCGGAAAAGGCGCCGCACGCGACGTGATCGAACAAGTAATGAAAGTTCAGGGGAAATGGATGGAACATTTTAACGGAAAACACGATTAA
- a CDS encoding Rossmann-like and DUF2520 domain-containing protein, whose product MIRITIIGSGNVAQHLIKAFSKSETVEIVQVFSRKKEALASLVNFEKITDSFDSLQETDLYIIAVSDNAISEVSKQLPFQNRLVVHTSGAAPIETLDIKNRRGVFYPLQTFSKNATIDFSVIPICLEAENTFDFRVLEKVAKSISQSVYPINSNQRKALHVAAVFVNNFTNHLYQIGQEICKEHQVPFDVLKPLIQETAQKINTLDPIDAQTGPAKRNDSNTIEAHLEYLNHENQKNIYKILTQSIQNNGKKL is encoded by the coding sequence ATGATTCGAATTACAATAATTGGTTCCGGAAATGTTGCCCAGCATTTGATCAAAGCTTTCTCTAAAAGTGAAACGGTCGAAATTGTGCAGGTATTTTCGAGAAAAAAAGAGGCCCTTGCTTCTTTGGTAAATTTTGAAAAAATTACAGATAGTTTTGACTCCTTACAAGAAACAGATCTGTACATTATCGCGGTTTCAGACAATGCAATTTCAGAGGTTTCAAAGCAACTCCCTTTTCAAAATCGTCTTGTCGTTCATACCTCAGGAGCGGCTCCAATTGAGACTTTGGACATTAAGAATCGCAGAGGTGTTTTTTATCCGCTTCAAACCTTTTCTAAAAATGCCACCATTGACTTTTCGGTAATCCCTATTTGTCTGGAGGCTGAAAACACCTTTGATTTCCGTGTTTTGGAAAAAGTTGCCAAAAGCATTTCACAGTCCGTTTACCCTATCAATTCCAATCAAAGAAAGGCACTGCATGTTGCAGCGGTTTTTGTGAATAATTTCACCAATCATCTGTATCAAATCGGACAGGAGATCTGCAAAGAACATCAGGTGCCTTTTGACGTTTTGAAACCATTAATTCAGGAAACTGCTCAAAAAATAAATACATTAGATCCGATTGACGCTCAAACCGGACCTGCAAAACGCAACGATTCTAATACAATCGAAGCGCATTTGGAGTATTTAAACCATGAAAATCAAAAGAATATTTATAAAATACTAACACAATCTATACAAAATAATGGCAAAAAATTATAA
- the ccsA gene encoding cytochrome c biogenesis protein CcsA — protein MDKKIFSFLFSTRLMAVLFLTFAIAMGVGTFIESKYNTDTARILIYNTWWFEAIMVFFLINFFGNIKRYQLHKKEKWASLLLHLAFIFILLGAFITRYISYEGMMPIREGAAENQIYSDKTFLTVFADGEYKGEMKRRVFDKSLLFSPVTNNDFTLSGKFDETPFEVSYVNYIMGAKETIKPDPTGTLYLKMVEAGSGGREEHYLKEGEVQNIHNVLFALNKPTAGAININTTGDKYTIQTPFEGEFMRMADQLKGKVSKDNVQPLMMRSLYSIGDIRIVFPDPAVKGVVDYESNNDYKAKSHHDALIVKIKADGQEKQVRLLGSKGSVGEPQTVKIGKIEYSLFYGSKAYVLPFKVKLNDFIATKYPGTEKSYSSFESKVTVQDSTETFNADIYMNHVLDHKGYRFFQSSFDPDEKGTVLSVNHDFWGTNITYLGYFLLYIGLMAIMFTKHSRFGDLKRKLEGVKKKKEKLITILVLMIGLSGFAQAPHVHTPGHKHDHNTDPNDHANHVTAPPSQKQLDSLLTIYKAPEAHAAKFGRLIIQDAGGRMKPVNTFSSELLRKVSQSDTYNGMNSDQVFLSMTQYAQVWIQIPLIHLRSGNDSIRKIIGVEKEAKRAAFVQFFDANGNYKLSPFLDAAYKAANPNQFEKDFIDTDKRVNLMESALSGSILKIFPIPNDPNHKWVSYLERQQGGFKGMDSTYVTQILPMYFSALNNGSISKNFATADQLVESINGFQKKFGAKVRPSEEKIDAEITYNKYDIFKKLPYWYLTVSVLMLMFTIVNIFFEKKWLRVTINGFHILVGVLFALHTLGLIARWYISGHAPWSNAYESIIYVAWATMFFGLAFDRKSKLTVASSAFVTAMIVMAAYMNWIDPEIANLQPVLNSYWLMIHVAVIVGSYGPFALGMILGFVALVLIFFTNEKNKAKMDLNIKEITYINEMSITIGLIMLTIGNFLGGQWANESWGRYWGWDPKETWALISIMVYAFVIHARFVPALRGKWFFNLMSMFAFVSILFTYYGVNFHLVGLHSYATGEAHSLSWIWYSLGTISVIGAITYPKYRKYYKSKKK, from the coding sequence ATGGATAAAAAAATATTCTCTTTTTTGTTTTCTACACGATTAATGGCCGTTCTTTTTTTAACATTCGCAATTGCAATGGGTGTTGGAACTTTTATCGAAAGTAAGTACAACACAGATACAGCCCGAATTTTAATCTATAACACCTGGTGGTTTGAGGCGATAATGGTCTTTTTTCTGATCAATTTCTTTGGAAACATCAAACGTTACCAATTGCATAAAAAAGAAAAGTGGGCCAGTTTATTGCTTCACCTTGCCTTTATTTTTATTCTTTTAGGAGCTTTTATTACAAGATATATTAGTTATGAAGGAATGATGCCTATCCGTGAAGGGGCTGCCGAGAATCAAATTTATTCTGATAAAACATTTTTAACTGTTTTTGCAGATGGGGAATATAAGGGAGAAATGAAACGCAGAGTTTTTGACAAAAGCTTATTGTTTTCACCCGTGACCAATAATGATTTCACGCTTTCCGGAAAATTCGATGAGACTCCTTTTGAAGTGTCGTATGTGAATTACATCATGGGAGCTAAAGAAACTATAAAACCGGATCCAACAGGAACATTATACTTAAAAATGGTAGAAGCCGGTTCTGGCGGACGTGAGGAGCATTACCTGAAAGAGGGTGAAGTACAAAACATTCACAACGTTTTATTTGCATTGAACAAACCAACTGCCGGTGCGATCAACATCAATACTACAGGAGATAAATATACCATCCAGACCCCTTTTGAAGGAGAGTTCATGCGAATGGCCGATCAGTTAAAAGGTAAGGTAAGTAAAGATAATGTACAGCCCTTGATGATGCGTTCTTTGTACAGTATTGGTGATATCAGAATCGTATTTCCAGATCCTGCCGTTAAAGGAGTGGTGGATTATGAGTCTAATAACGATTACAAAGCAAAATCACATCATGATGCTTTGATTGTAAAAATTAAAGCTGACGGACAGGAAAAACAAGTTAGACTTTTGGGGTCTAAAGGCAGTGTAGGGGAGCCTCAGACGGTTAAAATTGGAAAAATCGAATACAGTTTGTTCTACGGAAGTAAAGCGTATGTTTTGCCTTTCAAAGTGAAATTAAACGATTTTATCGCTACAAAATATCCGGGAACAGAAAAAAGCTATTCTTCTTTTGAAAGTAAAGTAACCGTTCAGGATTCAACAGAAACATTTAATGCTGATATTTATATGAACCACGTTTTAGATCACAAAGGATATCGATTCTTTCAATCTTCATTTGATCCGGACGAAAAAGGAACAGTATTGTCTGTAAATCACGATTTCTGGGGAACTAATATTACTTATTTAGGATATTTTCTTTTATACATAGGCTTAATGGCTATTATGTTTACCAAACATTCCCGTTTTGGCGATTTGAAACGCAAACTAGAAGGCGTAAAAAAGAAAAAAGAAAAACTAATTACCATTTTAGTTTTAATGATTGGTTTAAGTGGTTTTGCTCAGGCTCCGCATGTGCACACACCGGGTCACAAGCACGATCACAACACAGATCCAAACGATCATGCCAATCATGTTACCGCACCGCCGAGTCAGAAACAGTTAGATTCTTTACTGACCATTTACAAAGCTCCGGAAGCGCATGCCGCTAAATTTGGACGTTTGATTATTCAGGATGCGGGAGGTAGAATGAAACCTGTTAATACTTTTTCATCTGAATTGCTTAGAAAAGTAAGCCAGAGTGATACCTACAACGGAATGAACTCTGATCAGGTATTTCTGTCTATGACACAGTATGCTCAGGTTTGGATACAAATTCCTTTGATTCATCTAAGATCCGGAAACGACAGTATTCGTAAAATTATTGGCGTAGAGAAAGAGGCTAAACGTGCTGCGTTTGTACAGTTTTTTGATGCTAACGGAAATTATAAACTTTCACCATTTTTAGATGCAGCTTATAAAGCAGCAAACCCAAATCAGTTTGAGAAAGATTTTATAGATACTGATAAAAGAGTTAATTTGATGGAATCTGCTTTAAGCGGCAGTATTCTGAAAATATTCCCAATTCCGAATGATCCAAATCACAAATGGGTTTCGTATCTGGAAAGACAACAGGGAGGATTTAAAGGAATGGATTCGACTTATGTAACGCAAATTCTGCCAATGTATTTTAGTGCATTAAACAATGGCTCAATTTCTAAAAACTTTGCAACAGCCGATCAGTTGGTGGAGAGTATTAATGGTTTCCAAAAGAAATTTGGTGCTAAAGTAAGACCAAGCGAGGAGAAAATTGATGCCGAAATAACATACAACAAATACGATATTTTCAAAAAATTACCGTACTGGTATCTTACCGTTTCAGTCCTCATGTTGATGTTCACTATTGTAAATATCTTTTTTGAGAAGAAATGGCTTCGCGTAACAATCAACGGTTTCCATATTCTGGTAGGAGTATTGTTCGCGCTGCATACTTTAGGACTTATTGCACGCTGGTACATTTCAGGTCACGCTCCGTGGAGTAATGCTTACGAGTCTATTATATATGTAGCATGGGCAACAATGTTCTTCGGATTGGCTTTTGACAGAAAATCGAAACTTACTGTAGCTTCATCTGCTTTTGTGACTGCAATGATCGTAATGGCAGCTTATATGAACTGGATTGATCCTGAAATTGCAAACTTACAACCGGTATTGAACTCGTATTGGTTAATGATCCACGTAGCAGTAATTGTAGGAAGTTATGGTCCTTTTGCCTTAGGAATGATTTTAGGTTTTGTAGCCTTGGTATTGATTTTCTTTACCAACGAAAAGAACAAAGCTAAAATGGATTTAAATATCAAGGAGATCACTTATATCAATGAGATGTCGATTACAATTGGTTTGATCATGTTAACGATTGGTAACTTCCTGGGTGGACAATGGGCCAACGAAAGTTGGGGACGTTACTGGGGATGGGATCCGAAAGAAACATGGGCTTTAATCTCGATTATGGTATATGCTTTTGTAATTCACGCTCGTTTTGTACCAGCACTTAGAGGAAAATGGTTCTTTAATTTAATGAGCATGTTCGCTTTTGTGTCAATATTGTTCACGTATTATGGAGTAAACTTTCACTTAGTAGGTTTACATTCCTATGCCACAGGAGAAGCACATTCATTAAGCTGGATTTGGTATTCGTTAGGAACCATTTCGGTGATTGGAGCGATAACGTATCCGAAATACCGTAAATACTATAAAAGCAAGAAAAAATAG
- a CDS encoding DoxX family protein: MNGNLLLRTAVAIILLTHSVFGMFNNGINDFGNLYLNQIGFAPFGVFLAWSIKLSHVAAAFLLLSNKYVKPAGFVTILILIMGIILVHFQEGWFVVGGGRNGAEYNFLLIIVLIVIMYPNGFKKRKN, encoded by the coding sequence ATGAATGGAAATTTACTATTAAGAACTGCGGTCGCCATTATTCTCCTAACCCACTCTGTTTTCGGAATGTTTAATAACGGAATCAATGATTTTGGAAATCTATATTTAAATCAGATTGGCTTCGCTCCTTTTGGCGTTTTTCTGGCCTGGTCTATCAAACTGTCCCATGTAGCGGCAGCCTTTCTTCTGCTTAGTAACAAATATGTTAAACCGGCTGGTTTTGTCACTATCCTCATATTGATAATGGGAATAATCCTTGTTCATTTTCAGGAAGGCTGGTTTGTTGTAGGCGGTGGAAGAAATGGTGCAGAATATAACTTTTTACTCATTATTGTTTTAATCGTTATTATGTATCCTAATGGATTCAAAAAAAGAAAAAACTAA
- a CDS encoding anti-sigma factor has product MEAKEYIESGILELYVYGLLTETENLEIAELAKKNPEVDQEIISIEKAIVALSSSFSPFHSVANFEKIKARLELKHGKVVDIKPASNWSQYVGWAAAVLLLLGFGYQTLELTKTKEAIATVGTEKNKIEKDYAFLDQQNKQTEKSLTIVRDIKNTGVTLGGQAVSPSSFAKVYWNKETKTTYIDAAGLPKPPKGMVYQVWALKLSPVLTPTSIGLLSDFEGNSQKIFAVNQTDSAEAFGITLEPAGGSLTPTMEQLYTLGKV; this is encoded by the coding sequence ATGGAAGCAAAAGAGTATATAGAATCAGGAATTCTGGAACTATACGTTTACGGTTTATTGACCGAAACTGAAAATCTGGAAATAGCCGAACTGGCTAAGAAAAACCCGGAAGTTGATCAGGAAATTATTTCGATAGAAAAAGCTATTGTAGCTTTATCGTCAAGTTTCTCTCCTTTTCACTCGGTAGCCAATTTTGAGAAGATAAAAGCCCGTTTAGAGTTGAAACACGGCAAAGTAGTCGACATAAAACCAGCTTCGAACTGGTCACAATATGTAGGCTGGGCTGCGGCAGTGTTACTGCTTTTAGGCTTTGGATATCAAACTCTGGAATTGACAAAAACGAAAGAAGCTATTGCTACTGTTGGCACTGAGAAAAACAAAATTGAAAAAGATTACGCTTTCTTAGATCAGCAGAACAAGCAAACCGAAAAAAGTCTGACCATTGTAAGAGACATCAAAAACACGGGTGTAACACTTGGCGGACAAGCCGTTTCTCCAAGTTCTTTTGCAAAAGTGTACTGGAACAAAGAAACTAAAACAACGTATATTGATGCTGCCGGTTTACCAAAACCTCCAAAAGGAATGGTGTATCAGGTTTGGGCTTTAAAATTAAGCCCTGTACTAACGCCTACGAGTATTGGTTTATTGAGCGATTTTGAAGGAAACTCTCAAAAAATATTTGCTGTTAATCAAACCGACTCGGCTGAGGCCTTTGGAATTACACTAGAACCTGCCGGAGGAAGCCTGACTCCGACTATGGAACAATTGTATACTTTAGGAAAAGTCTAA
- a CDS encoding RNA polymerase sigma factor yields MSQEELLVLIYKKDERAFTHLYDMYSKSLFSVINVLIKNREEAEDVLQEVFVKIWKNIDSYNESKGRFYTWILNIARNTSIDKLRSKNFNNSQKNLSSDNFVNLLDDSNKLVNRIDTIGIQEFVKKLKPKCIEIIDLLFFKGYTQQEASEELAMPLGTIKTQNRNCINDLRNYLKI; encoded by the coding sequence ATGAGTCAAGAAGAATTATTAGTTTTAATTTACAAGAAAGACGAACGAGCTTTTACCCATTTGTACGATATGTACTCGAAAAGTTTGTTTTCTGTTATTAATGTTCTCATAAAAAACCGCGAAGAAGCAGAAGATGTTTTACAGGAAGTTTTTGTCAAAATCTGGAAAAACATCGATTCTTATAATGAGAGTAAAGGCCGATTTTACACCTGGATCCTCAATATTGCAAGGAATACTTCCATTGATAAGTTAAGATCTAAAAATTTTAATAACAGTCAAAAAAACCTTTCTTCAGATAATTTCGTAAATCTGTTAGACGACAGTAATAAACTCGTTAATAGAATTGATACTATTGGAATACAAGAATTTGTAAAAAAATTGAAACCAAAATGTATCGAGATTATTGATTTATTATTTTTCAAAGGATATACCCAACAAGAAGCTTCAGAAGAATTGGCAATGCCATTGGGGACTATCAAGACGCAAAACAGAAACTGTATTAATGACCTAAGAAATTATCTAAAAATATAA